In one window of Plasmodium berghei ANKA genome assembly, chromosome: 14 DNA:
- a CDS encoding TOM1-like protein, putative, giving the protein MDIGGIRKRKDAKDNKINLTTQNNIYNNNVVISDRNLNVSNFPKENNSNWKYNENTGGGMPSRLERNSSDGKFKFGKKKSMKLFNSSNITALSNACIKSFNNLMSNINNSNNSSNYNGGNSFNGRGSSRFSLDNKSYDKQTGAGHFSKGVSYLSNMTNAKSFFGKDNNNNGKDDFNFFRNYENNVYNNRNRNSEGINAYGSNNNNNNNNSYGNNAINKSNISTYSNNGSKISNTNSINSSNLENFLNNKEILNEKYQVKGFGNNHMSEINNLRNITSDETYYICLDNLLRNHGNIDSNEMLKYNDKNINCLNDIIFLDIYRAYNVLTYMQEKVNIIIYTIKIIGKKLKKKHVPEEVVISLEFLNFCVKNLGLFFIRFIDESFMKKISALLKTTTLKKSITKNVKSKLSKFLIVPIIHPGVATDPRLHFIKRKILFMLQLWHDSFILYQHIATTFFMEYRNLKEKGITFPIIKKSEKFFVKNAENSPSFSDDNILHELPLNLAQINNIIRILKEIKNMDSNDSEKYKCINVISKYSDQILLSINKLSDYKGNINISVTLNSLLYINDQICIFEKMKIEREKETEFPKDNEQQMSDEKQSTKEKYKNRKEKKKKKKNTLPNMNEIIFNKFDPWNTENIPTNDKPGSDNNDMIGVNDELFFNNNGLVDRFNKMVSAENFPENRSSNTINNNNNNSMNNSNISLNSNENVFSFFSQEKPINEPTQANKSNEIDDIYSVFNELKFNDEKEQETFNNDNKNSNNYMPQLHQDNFIHNNVLNGQELQAVAIKNLPIIIDNTTPNIMRENNSEKKKIDKKESILEDQLDYLFTNKNEINKNKLQNQKNQSNKSNYNSAEITNNNLDILNIDNIIQNNWNGSINVEKSHINDNSHIFHNDIPEKIKNSESMSKIVSKNSIPIDDIDNDTINIGKSNVNYDIEDKIYENLTFSSKNSEQSKGRKNSNNMGFIPDKETENVINNIQEERDSNNNNKNYDDIFEAFDFNLNDNKITYPNVSDKNIHILDDMSKINVNCTEENDNVLKTDKKDKNDKINTQKDCTSFSDEYNGKTVNQIHDPKEDKLTNSEIKQRESNILNSQEENKYNKIANKNNDSKENMLDNDNQLPLNNLNKKNSVNSVNMNKDGHNDKSNNIHNEDNDISLNFHKNQQNSKNDQDSDDINIDDIDEITKAIDDLNYNFENMNIYKYDN; this is encoded by the coding sequence atggATATCGGGGGAATCAGAAAGCGAAAGGATGcaaaagataataaaataaatttaacgacacaaaataatatatataataataatgtggTAATAAGTGATAGAAATTTAAACGTAAGCAATTTCCCaaaggaaaataattcaaattggaaatataatgaaaatacaGGAGGGGGAATGCCATCACGTCTTGAAAGAAATTCATCTGAtggaaaatttaaatttggaaaaaaaaagtcaATGAAGTTATTCAACAGTTCAAATATTACCGCATTATCAAATGCTTGTATTaaatcatttaataatttaatgagcaatattaataattcaaataatagtAGTAACTATAATGGAGGTAATAGTTTTAATGGAAGAGGTTCATCACGATTTTCATTAGATAATAAATCTTACGATAAACAAACAGGAGCTGGGCATTTTTCAAAAGGGGTAAGCTATTTGAGCAATATGACAAATGCCAAAAGTTTTTTTGGTAAAGATAACAACAATAATGGAAAAGatgattttaattttttccgTAATTATGAAAACAATGTATATAACAATAGAAACAGAAATAGTGAAGGAATAAATGCTTATGgcagtaataataataataataataataactcatatggaaataatgcaataaataaaagtaacATAAGTACTTATAGTAACAATGGCTCTAAAATATCAAATACGAATAGCATTAATAGCtcaaatttagaaaattttttaaataataaagaaatattaaatgaaaaatatcaaGTAAAAGGATTTGGCAATAATCACATGagtgaaataaataatttaaggAATATAACAAGTGATgaaacatattatatatgtctTGATAATCTATTAAGAAATCATGGAAATATTGACTCAAATGAGATGCTAAAATacaatgataaaaatataaactgtttaaatgatataatatttttagatatatatagagcatataatgtattaacatatatgcaagaaaaagtaaatataataatttatacgattaaaattattggaaaaaaattaaaaaaaaaacatgtgCCTGAAGAAGTAGTTATATCCTtagaatttttaaatttctgtgttaaaaatttaggattattttttataagatTTATTGATGAAAGCTTTATGAAAAAGATAAGTGCATTATTAAAGACAAccacattaaaaaaatcaataacaaaaaatgttaaatcaaaattatcaaaatttcTTATCGTTCCAATAATACACCCTGGAGTCGCCACAGATCCAAGACttcattttataaaaagaaaaatattatttatgctACAATTATGGCATGATTCATTTATACTATACCAACATATAGCTacaacattttttatggaatatagaaatttaaaagaaaaaggaaTTACATTTcctataataaaaaagtcagagaaattttttgtaaaaaatgcTGAAAATTCACCATCCTTTTCggatgataatattttacatgAGTTACCATTAAATTTAgcacaaataaataatattattagaattttaaaagaaataaaaaatatggataGTAATGATagtgaaaaatataaatgtataaatgTCATATCAAAGTATTCAGATCAAATTTTACTCAGTATCAATAAATTATCGGATTACAAAggaaatattaatatttctgTTACTTTGAATTCACTActttatattaatgatcaaatttgcatttttgaaaaaatgaaaattgaGAGGGAAAAAGAAACGGAATTCCCAAAAGATAACGAACAACAAATGAGTGATGAAAAACAATcaacaaaagaaaaatacaaaaatagaaaagaaaaaaaaaagaagaaaaaaaatacattaccaaatatgaatgaaataatttttaacaaatttgaTCCATGGAATACAGAAAATATACCAACAAATGATAAACCAGGTagtgataataatgatatgaTAGGAGTAAAtgatgaattattttttaataataacgGCTTGGTTGATAGATTTAACAAAATGGTTTCTGCTGAAAATTTCCCAGAAAATCGAAGTTCTAATAcgattaataataataataataattccaTGAATAATTCAAACATCAGTTTAAATAGTAatgaaaatgttttttcttttttttcccaAGAAAAACCAATAAATGAACCTACACAAGCGAACAAAAGTAACGAAATAgatgatatatatagcGTATTTAACGAGCTTAAATTTAATGACGAAAAAGAACAAGAAACGTTTAATAACGATAACAAAAATTCCAACAATTATATGCCACAACTACACCAAgataattttattcataataatgttttaaatGGTCAAGAGTTACAAGCAGTTGCCATTAAAAATCTGCCCATTATTATTGACAACACAACTCCTAACATAATGAGGGAAAATAAttcagaaaaaaagaagattGATAAAAAGGAATCGATATTAGAAGATCAATTagattatttatttacaaataaaaatgaaattaataaaaataaacttcaaaatcaaaaaaaccaaagtaataaaagtaattataatagtgcagaaataacaaataataacTTGGACATACTAAATATTGACAATATTATACAGAACAATTGGAATGGCTCAATAAATGTTGAAAAAAGTCATATTAATGACAATAGCCATATTTTCCATAATGATATAcctgaaaaaattaaaaactcAGAAAGTATGAGTAAAATTGTCTCTAAAAATTCAATTCCTATTGATGATATTGACAATGATACGATAAACATTGGAAAGAGTAATGTAAATTATGATATTGAAGATAAAATTTACGAAAATTTAACTTTTTCAAGTAAAAACAGTGAACAGAGTAAAGGcagaaaaaatagtaataatatggGATTTATCCCCGATAAAGAAACCgaaaatgttataaataatatacaagAAGAGAGAGACAgcaataataacaataaaaactatgatgatatttttgaagcatttgattttaatttgaatgataataaaataacttATCCAAATGTATccgataaaaatattcatattttggACGATATgagtaaaataaatgtcAATTGCAcagaagaaaatgataatgtGTTAAAAACAGataaaaaagacaaaaatGACAAAATAAACACACAAAAAGATTGCACGTCTTTTAGTGATGAATATAATGGCAAAACTGTCAATCAAATTCATGACCCAAAAGAAGACAAATTAACAAATTCCGAAATAAAACAGAGAGAATCTAACATA